The Mytilus galloprovincialis chromosome 11, xbMytGall1.hap1.1, whole genome shotgun sequence genome contains the following window.
cattattgctgataacagattatttatatctatgataatattcaagataatagccaaagaattggaaatttccttaaaattaccaatccaggggcagcaacccaataccGGGTTGTCCCattcaaaatttcagggcagatagatcttgacttgataaacagtTTACTCCGttagatttgctataaatgctttggtttaatcgacattttacccctatattctattttaagccatggcggccattttgttttcattgcTGGGTCAGcggacatttttttaaacaagataatcaaatgatgattgtggccaaatttggttaaatttggcctagcagtttcagaggaggatatttttcataaaagttaacgacgacgacgaacAGCCAAGTGaggagaaaagctcacttgacctttcaggtcaggtgagttAAAAAttagatatggtatgattgccaaaatgagacaacaattcaccagagatcaaatgacgtggatgtaagcattgcttcaacaaaaacaaaaatccatACAGTTTAATCGGCGGTAAAATGCACCGAAACGATttaaacgataaaactaacggtcgtatttatttataaaataatgaacgaagGTTGCTGACAAAGGATTCGATGACAATTGCTATTGAAAGTAACGAATTTGACGAATTTGGGTTTTAACAAGATTATTTCCGATATTCGGGAATCCTAGTAAGATTCTAATAAGGAAGTTTGCGTCCAGCGTCCAGGTATTCTAATAAGGAAGTTTACGTCCAGGTATTCTAATAAGGAAGTTTGCGTCTAGGTATTCTAAAAAGGAAATTTGCGTCCAGGTATTCTAATAAGACAGTTTGCGTCCAGATATTTTTATATGGAATATTCCGAAGTTTGCGACCAGGGATTTTTTAATGGTGATGTTCCGAATTTATTGAACTTAGCGATTAGGGGTCCTATTCAGAATGTTACCGAAACCTGCGAACAAATTGAATTTGCCTGTTCAGGCACATTTccaaatattttggaaataacgtgtatttttaataaaaaatctcTTCTTACTTACtatatgtacaatatatacacctggaaaaagtattgcaacacttcAATTGCAAACAATGATTTACATGATTTTAgaatgtgtataattttaatttcacCAAATATTTCTaatctgtttttgttttaaaattgaattcaTGGTATTAACCTGCTATTCATCCAATATTAATGCTACATGGATGGGACATAACAGCTGCAGGAAAATAGTTTTTCACGCTTTTCACATGCAAATTTTGCAGAACTCATTTTTCCAAAACATACGTTCtgcaataaatatattttgttatgcaTTAAACTCATTCAGAACTGTTTGAAATGCCTTGTTTAACACACATTTTCTGTATCAGATGTTTAGTCTACTGTAAaaactaatttataaaatgtcGGTAAAGAAGACTAGATAAAGCTTGAATAGCCTTTTCAGTACAGCTTTAATGATGCGTCTCTctatctgttgtagagttgtcactgactcagacgtatatatacatgtatatatatatatataagtacgtctgagccagtgacaactctacaacagatttatccatcggatcaccaacagtgatggtgatacatggctgtgaacattatgtatatacaactcgtctaaacatcaacccaacaatgttagatctgtaaatttccTTTCGCAAATTttgtgttcttccctcgccgggattcgaacccatgctactgagatatcgtaaTACCAAATCGCCTgaactgtagccgtcccgcttgaccacacgaccacctgggcttcataaaaatgaaggtTCCGGTGGTCggatgttacctttccacgtcagttttaatctagcgtcgtactacagtacatgatatataaggcatgtggatgttatatataaatacaactcgtctaaacatcaacccaacaatgttagatctgtaaatttgctttcgcaaattttgtgttcttccctcgccgggatttgaacccatgctactgagatatcgtgacaccaaatcgcctgcattgTAGCcttcccgctagaccacacgaccacctgtgcttcataaaaatgaagctttcggtggccgggtgttacctttccacgtcagttttgaTCTTGCGTCGTACtatagtacatgatatataaggcatggagatgttatttatACAGATCAggtaaattatctatagtaaaggatcctacataTAAATATACGTATTCCAAACTAATAATATTTCTATcgttttgatttttgttgcactaaagtgtttctgttgtttggttgctTCCCTCTtgcatttgatgtgtttccctcaattttagtttgtaatccggatttgctttctctcaatcgattgatgacttccgaacagcggtatactgctgttgcctttgttttcctaaatcgaaaataaataccATGACAAACAAGGAAAGACAATAGGGGAGCGATATACACTAGGTATGTAGATCACATCAAGTTCTTTTTTGAATATTCGTGTTGTGTATTAACCTAACGTtacacataaaacatattttacgCATTTCGCCGATTACTTCAATCTAAAATTCCATAAACATGTAATGCTTTTGCATGATTTTCGCCTTCAGAGTTAGAAATCCTTTATCAGTTGTTTAAGTTTAATATGTCAAAGTTTGTTACCTCTCAAGTTCTACATACAAAACACGACAATGCCATCATGTAAGTTAGTATACTAAATATTGCATCAACTGATTAAGACAAGAAGCAAAACGTGTAGTTTTCGATGCTTTTTTTCGGATATATACGTACATTCTACAATCTCAATGTGAATTTCATGACATATTATAAGTTTTAGGTtaggtgatttttttaaaaactttaacaacagagataatgtaatgttaactggtaGAATTTATAAGTACAATACGGATAAACAGGATttgttttttcaaaatctacgtctggatactatcttccgatgattaacaagcttctgtccaaacaTCGAGGATATGTAGTTTcgtaagaaagttattaaaatttcaaaactttaaccacagagaaAATATATTTGTGTACGTCACCGACGACAACAGATTGACGGATCGCTATGGATGGCTTTTGCGACCATGTCGCAGGCTCGATAACAATTATTTTGGATAAAAAGACTTATAATCTGGTAAAAATAACCAACAATGAAAATTAATTATTGACAATAAAAACGTCGTTCAAGCGATTATTTGCCATAGGGCTTATACAGTGTGTGTAGTGATTTTCTATCCCTTATTTTCTATTGTAATTTTACATCAATGTTACTCCCATTGCACTTCTGTCAAAAACAGCTTAAACCAGTATCTCTTAAATCAAAACACTGTATTTGAACATCAGTGAGTAACATagtaattgattgattggttgttggttccTTAATCCCCTGtggaaaacatttaaatttgttttttgaaaagCATCGTTTTTATAGATGGCCATTATTTGTCAATAAAACACCCAAAATGCATTGACATGATAAGTATAATTGTATTTATAGTGACCAATAAATAGTGTTAAATTAAAATCATTATATgcaatatatttcttttcatagaTGTGCATCTTATCGTCGTCTTACTGACACAGCTACACTTTACTTGTGAGTACTAATTATACATGGTCATCTTTTAATCCAGTTTGTTTGAGAATCAGGGCATCTGGTATATCTTCCGTTTCCGCATGTTTGTTTATGCAAGACATCTCCTGATAACTTTGTTAGAATGATAGATAACTACGGAGTTATCTCTTCTGAATAGTTAATATCTAGTGCATATAGCTGATTAACCAAAAATTCCTATAGCCAACTTTTAAAATCTGCTTGGCTAATCTATGTAAGACGTTTAAACAACCTATGACAAAAGAGTTATTAACAAAGCCAGTCAACGAAACACTGTGTCCTCAAAGTAGATTTTAAAATGCAGAATAAGGTGCACAATTCACGCACGTTTTGgttaaactgtttttgttttacagtttGTGGACAAGATTGTCTATCATGCACAAATGTTGCAAGCCCGTCAAGCTGCCACTATACGCTGACTTGCGCAGATAATGAGGTAAATTTATAATTCTAAGATGTATCCCGATCCGAAATCCACGGAGGGATCTGCAGGCCGGGATGTAATTACTTTTTTGATACCGCAGACGGTAGAGATGTAAAATCATGAGTCTCCTACTGTAGATTATGTATGGGAATTACAATGCTGTACATCTTCAGGAATGTTGCAACAGCAACAAAATAGAAAAACGGAAATTATCCATTCTGTCGAAAAGTTTCATTTAAACCAATAGTTACTAAAGAATTAATAAAAACGCCAGTCAATGATGTTTTAAACACCGACACATTATTTGTTTGGAGATGAGACGCAGTCTATATAGAACACTGAGAGACGTTCTAAGTTGTAAATATTGTGTCTAATCTTATTGTCAATGTCAAAGATTATAAACTTAACTGCAAAGAACACGTATCACAGGGGGAAAATGCTGTTAACTATGAATTATAACTATTGTCAACATTTTCTATATCATGTCGTCATGGAATGAActctgttatatttgttatactCATAGGAGTTTgtataatgcttagtccgtttctctgtgtgttacattttaatgttgtgtcgtagttctcctcttatatttaatgcgtttccctcagttttagtttgttaccccgattttgttttttgtccatggatttatgagttttgaacagcggtatactactgttgcctttatttataaacaatggaaattgttACAACTGCAGTTTCGAACAACAAACGAATCAAGTAATAGAATGGGAAAAAGAGCAATTGAAtctctaaaatttaaaatagataacaATGGTTTgcttaaatataacaaaaaatatgaaataaatgggCCCAAacataaagaaaagagaaaaatagtcAAAATCGAGAATATGAATTctagtttaaagaaaaaaaatatgaatagtattttCGGACCGTGTGCTCTGCACAGGGCAAAACAACATAACAACACTGAAAAACAGAAACGACACCCttatctacaaacacattttaTCAAGAAGGTTACATGATAAGGAAAGATGACGAAAGACGATAATTACATATATAATGTTACTACCTTATCTGCAAGTGGGTGTTAATTAGGTGTGATCGACTGTTTCATTTAACCTTCTTGTATTTATCAACAACAGATGATTGCAAAGCTTTGAATTGTGCCAATGTTATGAACTGAAATAATCTAATGCATTTCCATAGGTCTATGATCAACATCATATTTATGCAAGGAACCCAAATTGTTTGTACGTTAAGGACTGCGATTGATGTCTAATTATATAAAGACATGTGTTATTTTACTTACTTGCTTTTGTTACATAtgctgacatcggactcggacttcctTTTAACTGAGTTTGACTGTGcgtattgctacatgtatgtgttttttaaattctacattgactagaggaaTTAGGCGTACggttgagatttcacaaaacACGTTTTACAACGCTGTATTTtacaagagcctctggcctttgtaagtcttgttttttttagttttagttcatttgtatgtttttgactttagtgtgacgtccattttcactgatttagtacacaatattttctcgctgcgttaaagacccattggtggccttcggccgttgtctgctctttggtcgggttgtggtctttttgacatattccccatttctaatCTCAATTGTATGTGTAATGCTCATCAATTTTTTCGCTTTTAGGTATGCTACAAACACAAGTTCATTTCACATTCAGGATCGGTCAGCTACGACTTAGGATGTGCATACCAGCAGGTGAGGATATTTATTTGCCTTATCTTGAAAGATAATTAAAAACCATTTTTAAGGCCTCCAAGCATTGATTCGTACGCAGCAACATAGCTTCTATAACGGAAATCACTATTTGTATTAACTGAGAActacataattatataataaaaatagaaaaaaaacctttgGAAAGCGAAAATCATCCATTTTGTCAGAGAGTATAGTTTTAACCCGAGATTGAACATCAAAAGTAACTCTATTATCCATGCGTGGTAAATGGTTTGTTTTGTTAAATCGTAGATATAACTGATCGACAGGCGGATTTGTATACCTTGGCAGTAATTTACAATGCATTGTTAATTTTGAATCATTTTGAAAACTTTTCCTTGGTCAATACTTTTTACTTGTTATTTAGACTTGCAGTCATCTAACAGGCTCGATTTTTGGCAAGAGGAGATCTGAAGGAAGACGGCAGATTTGTTCCGAATGCTGTAATAGTACCAGACTATGTAATCGTGATTTACCCTGTTTGAACACGGTTTCAAACGGTATTTAATTTTTTGAGCATATTAAGTGTTAATaggtaaacaaataacaaaaaatgccAGAGTTTTTTCCTCTAATATAAAAATCAATTAGCATTATTgacatacaataaatatatatatatattaaagaatgtaTTAATGTAAATTGCATTTTGACAAACACCATGTCAAACTGCTCTGTAATTCAAATTGATTCATTGTGTTTTGACGCCACTGTTAAGTGCCACTGTAGGGCAATTAGGTAGCTGTCAGTTTTAATTGGTGCAGGAATGAGGAAGGCGGAATCCCCGGAAAAATACCAACCTTagatagaaaaactgacaatcctagacATTtcagattggagtcgagtgcttGAGCACGAGCTCGGCTCGAGCACAAAACATCAGTGTTGCCTGTCTAGTGATTACGGTTATGGAACTACATTGTACTTATACCACTTGTCCAACGAGGCCCCTGTATGTAATACAGAAGAAATAAAGTGTtgccatttaaaaaaacaaagtttttgaAATAACTATATCAAAACGTCATGTTAGCTAAGAACTAGATTTTATCCGAAATTCTTATTGGACTTTTGcggaaatattgaaaaataaataaggaaaGTGAACGGTGTATTTGTTGAATATTAAAGTAAGCTTCAATCACCGAATTATATTTTCTGTAACTACCATAAAATGCGTGATATACGGAACAGGAAACGTAAGTGCAGTCCTACATTTCCTTCGTTAGACGAACATGTATCGGTTGTAATTCACATAAAACAAGTTTTCTTGGTCATCAAGCCAATATATAGCATACTCAATAGATATGAACACATTGGAGAAAAAACCTTTGCATTCATTTTGCTGTTCTCTTTACCAAAATCCATCATCATGCATATACGAGCGACTCATTAGGGACTCATCATGTTCTGAAGTCCAGATGACGTATACTACCAGTAACGCAAGTACTGTGGTAAAAAAACAGGCATGGAAGTGTATCTTCGGTGTTTCTGTGGACTTCGTGTTACTCCATCTTGCTTATTTTTCTCTACGAAATTGATCTGACGCATTATTGAATTGGTTGTTCGGAACATCTGTGGTGCGAATAGCTAAAACGGCGACACGATGTCCTTGTAAATATTTATAACTGGATTCAACTTATCAATGGATTTGTGCTATGGGCagaatatatgagtttgactccGGATTTCTGTTGAATTCGTTTTGCTccatgttaagttttttttatgttgattttggTCTGTTGTTAGTCGTTTTATCGTTTTCTCTATCTTAATTCTTGtcttttaagttttgttttgaaTGCATTGATTCCATGGTAGTAACTTTATTCATAGGGACGTCACatttcattatttattaaatactttttatcattattatacagGTACAATTTTACCACGTGAATGTTCAGATATCGCAGATGTGAAGACCGGTGTTTATGATATATACCCAGACGGTGTCCTACCAGCAGTTATGGTCTATTGTGTCGTTAATGAAACTAAGAGATGGACGGTATTATTTAATCTGTATTCATTTGAGTTTATTTGGACCCAAGGAATAGGTATTCAACGTCTGCTTGTCTCTGTCGTTTCCAAAAATATTCTCATTAAAACAAAGATTCCCAGTATTACATGTATCATATTGGATCTAATTTGAATAATTAATGTATGatgttagtttatttttattttataaaaaaaatagagataACAAAGAGCtattgattattttattattaatagaTAGTTTTGGCTTTTCTTATATCGTTTCATTTCATGATATAGCTAAGTATTTTTACAGCCAacttcatttatttgtttttgttctaatcgTTCCCGATGAAGATTAATCAAGAAAACGCTACGAACACATTAAATTTATGAAGATGAGAATGTTGAGATAAATTAAAAATTAGAAATTCTGAAAATTCCAAAACATACTTCAACCACTTGCTGTTACCGACAAAAATACACCTTTGTCAACCTCTTGAAAATTTTTGACAACCCAAGTGGAATTGTCTTCAAACATCCAAAATGAACGGTGTTTCAATTTGATGATTACACATGTGATAAAGTGGACAGTTTAGGAATTGATCCTTTGATATTTTCCCTTTAACCTACACTTGGCTAAAGATTAAGATGTTTGTGAAATTGACAAATTTTCGCAGATTTTAACAAAACTATATACCAGATAAAGATTCATACTAATTGAAGATCTTTTTGTCAACGCAAGGGTTTAATGTTTACAGTCATGAAAATCTGTGATGTTATAAGAAGGAGActgattaatatatatacattatgaaaaaataacacaaatcTTGTCATTGTTATAACAAGATGCATTTTGATAATAGGCGTTTAATACTAATTTAAAATTTGAGCTAGAAATAAGGGGTCATATGCAATTATTTTGGGGTGATATTGGACCTTTTCTTTTATAAAGCAAATTCATCTTTTCAAACATAATGATATTATTCAGGGAACAATtaaaggtctttccacatcaCATTTCTAAATAAATTGGTTAATAAAGATAAGGATGCTCTACTTTTTTGCCTGAAATAAGGGATACTATTTGCTAATtccggtttaaaaaaaaagtcacttccggtctcatatgaacGCTTTATTCACATTGATTCCAataatatatggtttctatataccTATGCCTGTTATAAGggagatactttttttttttaaaacacttcTGGTTTACGGAAGATCACTTCCTGTTTCAAAGGATAGGTTTTTGGAtgtctttttataaatatttagtttctaTGAACTTTTCTATAAAATATGTGCAAAAATGTATATTTCCGGTTTACTCAAGGTCACTTCCGTTTGATATTTATCAAGGTCATATGTCATCAAACAttttgcaaaagaccctatggctTAATCATGTATAATTTGGCGTAATAATCAATTAACCTTCATTTTTGTCGATTTCTTTCACGGTTAAGGAGGAGATGCACGAtcaaaaacagtgtttgggaaaATAAATCCTACATTAAAAAGGCTTCGACTAAACAGGGTCAactttaaaagcaaaattaatgTTCGATATCATATGAAAAATATACAAGCGAAACCATACGAGACCACTACACATCGCAAGAAATAAAAtggcagaagaagaaaaaaaattatctgaaGAAATAAAATGGGTCTTTCAACTGAAATGTGGAAGGACCTAGTTATCTTCAGGTATCTTACCCTCCTATTTTCTTGTCATTAATAAAAATGACAGTAAATAAAACCTGTTCTCTAGAAACCTTCATCCTAGAACTTAGAATTCATAACAATACATTATTATTAAACAGGTTATTCAAAGAAGAATCAACGGATGCACTGATTTTTACCGCGGATGGGAAGCGTACAAGGAGGGATTTGGGAATAGCAGTGGAGAATATTGGCTAGGTAACTACTCTTTGCAAAAGAATTTCCATTAACAAATGTGTATAATAAAATTACTTTTCTACTAACGCGACTTTTGTCCAAAAAAATACATTCGAACAGCAGTCATGATCTAATAAGAAGTCGAAAGGgtcaagaacaaagttgaagagaattgacaATGATTCACGAACCTATATCCGACAGGGTTAGTGCTTACTAATGAGATAAttggtttgatttgattttgatttaactCCGATATATTGTAATACATGGCATACTATTTAGCTTAGCTTACTCTAGGGGAAACGTGATTTTTTACCATCGCGAAGTGTGCGTTGTGTTTGTTGCGACGATGTTTTCTTTAGTTGTGTTcatgtattgtatttatatatccaCTTGCAAAAATTATTGACGGTGGTAATAACTGACTTGTCTTTTATAACGATCTATGTGTTATACCTATCAGACGCAATATAAACTTATGCTTTAACATACCTACAATTTAATCAAACTATTCAAAATCGTCAGTCCACTACTAATTCGAGTGTATGTCTTACAATGCCGATATTTCAACTCATGTTTAGCGTTTGACTAAGTATGAAGTACAACATATAAGAGAGCAGCATTGTTTCTActgttctattatttttttatacttcgTACTTTCATTCAGGTAACGAAAACATACACAAAATTTCGTCCCATGGAAGACATGCATTAAGAGTTGAATTGTCAGACTTTGATAACCAAGTTAGATATGCGGAGTATGAAATGTTTTCAATCGGTGACGAACGGGATGGATATCAGCTTGCTGTTGGTGGTTATTCTGGAAATGCTGGTAATGTAATTTATGtgaatattgtatttattttgaatGTAAACATACAATTTTCCACAATCTTAAACTCAAGAGGTTTAGCCTTTGCATTTGttcagaaattaaaacaaaaatatgtctaAGCTATTGCATCATTTACTATTTCTCCACAAGGAAATGTAAGTCTGTCAGCCATAGTTcaaagaggaaaaaaaaaaaaaaacgaagctTATTTCTTTTTTAGATTTGTCAGCCTAATTTGTACGAATGTCTATGTATTACGTATCGTCTAAATGAAAGCCTGTCTCCTAAAGAACTTTTAAGGAAATGCTAGTAATGTATTAAAATTGAATGAAATGTCTTCCACGGACGTTATTCAAAAGTCAATGTTAGTCTTTCTTATTCTTTACATTTGATCCCGTTTTGGCAGATTCTTTTCATTCGTGTGGTTATTATGATTCTATAACATGACATTATTATTATCAGATGTATTAACAGCCA
Protein-coding sequences here:
- the LOC143051221 gene encoding microfibril-associated glycoprotein 4-like; this encodes MPSYVHLIVVLLTQLHFTFCGQDCLSCTNVASPSSCHYTLTCADNEVCYKHKFISHSGSVSYDLGCAYQQTCSHLTGSIFGKRRSEGRRQICSECCNSTRLCNRDLPCLNTVSNGTILPRECSDIADVKTGVYDIYPDGVLPAVMVYCVVNETKRWTVIQRRINGCTDFYRGWEAYKEGFGNSSGEYWLGNENIHKISSHGRHALRVELSDFDNQVRYAEYEMFSIGDERDGYQLAVGGYSGNAETMTFILQKTAQKFMEEPGGIGVVILPI